A window from Oscillatoria sp. FACHB-1406 encodes these proteins:
- a CDS encoding cupin domain-containing protein: MPTHHTAEIKIENQPSPERLKQLNVESWSIWTKEISEFPWTYDATETCYFLEGEVTVQPEGSEPVRMGKGDLVTFPAGMSCTWKITKNVKKHYQFS, from the coding sequence ATGCCAACCCATCATACCGCCGAAATCAAAATCGAAAATCAACCCAGCCCCGAACGCCTCAAACAACTCAACGTTGAAAGCTGGTCGATTTGGACGAAAGAAATCTCCGAATTTCCCTGGACTTATGACGCAACAGAAACCTGCTACTTTCTCGAAGGCGAAGTAACAGTTCAACCTGAAGGAAGCGAACCCGTCCGTATGGGAAAAGGCGATCTCGTCACCTTTCCCGCTGGAATGTCCTGCACTTGGAAAATTACCAAAAACGTTAAAAAGCACTACCAATTTTCCTAG
- a CDS encoding ribonuclease H-like domain-containing protein — protein MIDFLACDRDLPNDRLEQYLEEDAIAIDTETMGLIPQRDRLCLVQLCDSQQRVTAIRIAKGQTEAPNLKKLMESDRVLKVFHFARFDLAQLQHTFGIQTRPIFCTKIASKLARTYTSQHGLKSLIQELESIELDKTSQSSDWGNAAHLTEEQLRYAMNDVRYLLSAKDKLIAMLEREGRDRIAQQCFECLPVFVSLDLMQFKDIFEH, from the coding sequence ATGATTGACTTTCTAGCTTGCGATCGCGACCTTCCTAACGATAGGCTCGAACAGTATCTTGAAGAAGACGCGATCGCGATCGATACCGAAACAATGGGCTTAATTCCGCAGCGCGATCGGCTTTGTTTGGTACAACTGTGCGATTCTCAGCAGCGCGTCACCGCCATCCGCATTGCTAAAGGGCAAACCGAAGCCCCCAACCTCAAAAAACTGATGGAAAGCGATCGCGTTCTCAAAGTCTTTCACTTTGCCCGCTTCGACCTCGCTCAACTTCAACATACTTTTGGCATCCAAACCCGCCCCATCTTCTGCACCAAAATTGCCAGCAAACTCGCCCGTACCTACACCTCCCAACACGGACTCAAATCCCTGATCCAAGAACTCGAAAGCATCGAACTCGATAAAACCTCTCAAAGTTCCGACTGGGGTAACGCCGCCCATCTCACAGAAGAACAATTGCGCTACGCAATGAACGACGTGCGCTATCTGCTGAGTGCTAAAGATAAGCTAATCGCCATGCTAGAACGCGAAGGCCGCGATCGTATCGCCCAACAATGCTTTGAATGTTTGCCCGTCTTCGTCTCCTTAGACTTAATGCAATTTAAAGACATTTTCGAGCATTAA
- the crtO gene encoding beta-carotene ketolase CrtO, which yields METYDVILIGAGHNGLVCAAYLLQEGYSVLLLEKRSVPGGAATTEEVLPEEAPGFKFNLCAIDHEFIHLGPVVRELQLTRYGLDYLTCDPVVFCPHPNGEYFLAHQSVDRTCAEIARYSDRDAQKYAEFVEYWERFSRAIAPLFNAPPTALLDIASNFDRDKFKDFFSLIGSKNKALEFLRNMITSPTDLIEEWFDTEIVRAPLARLAAEIGAPPSQKGIAVGAMMMAMRHSPGMTRPRGGTGALVDALVNLVREKGGIILTDKPVKEILLDDNRAAGVRTEDGKEYRANLGIISNIDARRVFLQLLDRGTVNEIDAKLAERIERKIANNNEAILKIDCALSEPPRFERYDHKDEYLIGSVLIADSVNHVEKSHALTLFGEIPDENPSMYVVCPTVLDPSMAPEGKHTLWIEFFAPYQIAGAEGTGLDGTGWTEEVKNRVADRVLDKLAEYAPNLHPSIIARRVESPAEIARRLGAYKGNVYHMDMTLDQMVFLRPLPEIADYKTPIKGLYLTGAGTHPGGSISGMPGRNCARAFIQAQQPWSRRLTDARDYLRSMLGV from the coding sequence ATGGAAACTTACGATGTAATTCTTATCGGTGCAGGTCACAATGGGCTGGTCTGCGCGGCTTACTTACTCCAAGAAGGGTACAGTGTTTTGCTGCTGGAGAAACGTTCGGTTCCTGGCGGTGCGGCGACGACGGAGGAAGTGCTGCCCGAGGAAGCACCGGGCTTTAAGTTTAACCTGTGCGCGATCGACCACGAGTTTATCCACCTCGGGCCGGTGGTTCGCGAACTTCAACTCACCCGCTACGGTTTGGACTACCTGACCTGCGATCCGGTCGTATTTTGTCCCCATCCAAACGGGGAGTATTTTTTAGCCCATCAGTCGGTCGATCGCACTTGCGCGGAAATTGCCCGTTACAGCGATCGCGACGCGCAAAAATATGCCGAGTTTGTCGAGTATTGGGAGCGATTTTCCCGCGCGATCGCGCCCTTATTCAACGCCCCACCCACCGCCCTACTCGATATTGCCAGCAACTTCGATCGCGACAAATTTAAAGACTTTTTCTCCCTAATCGGCTCGAAAAATAAAGCGCTGGAATTCCTGCGCAACATGATTACCTCGCCCACCGATCTCATCGAAGAGTGGTTCGATACAGAAATCGTTAGAGCGCCTCTCGCCCGTCTCGCTGCCGAAATTGGCGCGCCCCCTTCCCAAAAAGGAATTGCTGTCGGCGCGATGATGATGGCGATGCGCCACTCCCCTGGAATGACGCGACCGCGAGGTGGTACGGGCGCGCTTGTCGATGCACTCGTTAATCTCGTGCGCGAAAAAGGCGGAATTATTCTCACCGACAAACCCGTTAAAGAAATTCTCTTAGACGATAATCGCGCGGCGGGCGTGCGGACGGAGGACGGGAAGGAGTATCGCGCCAATCTCGGTATTATTTCCAACATCGACGCGCGCCGCGTTTTCCTGCAACTGCTCGATCGCGGCACTGTCAACGAAATCGATGCTAAACTCGCCGAACGCATCGAGCGCAAAATTGCCAATAACAACGAAGCCATCCTCAAAATCGATTGCGCCCTCTCCGAACCGCCCCGTTTCGAGCGCTACGACCACAAAGACGAGTATCTCATCGGCTCGGTTTTAATCGCCGACTCGGTGAACCACGTCGAGAAGAGTCACGCCCTCACCCTTTTTGGGGAAATTCCCGACGAAAACCCCTCGATGTACGTCGTCTGTCCCACCGTTCTCGACCCTTCTATGGCTCCAGAAGGCAAGCATACGCTTTGGATTGAATTTTTTGCCCCCTACCAGATTGCTGGGGCGGAGGGGACGGGTTTGGATGGGACGGGATGGACTGAGGAGGTTAAAAATCGCGTCGCCGATCGCGTCCTCGACAAACTCGCCGAATATGCCCCCAATTTACATCCTTCGATTATCGCTCGCCGCGTCGAAAGTCCCGCCGAAATTGCCCGTCGTTTGGGCGCGTATAAGGGGAATGTTTATCACATGGATATGACGTTGGATCAAATGGTCTTTTTGCGACCGTTGCCCGAAATTGCCGATTATAAAACGCCGATTAAGGGTTTATATTTAACGGGTGCGGGAACGCATCCCGGCGGTTCGATTTCGGGGATGCCGGGGCGAAATTGCGCGCGTGCTTTTATCCAAGCGCAGCAGCCTTGGTCGCGTCGATTGACGGATGCGCGAGATTATTTGCGATCGATGCTCGGAGTTTAA
- a CDS encoding STAS domain-containing protein has translation MDPVIKFIEPSGILDGTKAGEFREEISDSVKNGADTICIDFKDVTFMDSSGLGALVLALKTVRAAGTKLYICSINDQIKMLFELTSMDRVFEIFPNRAAFDSAILSQQNN, from the coding sequence ATGGATCCTGTGATTAAGTTTATCGAACCTTCTGGCATTCTTGACGGCACAAAAGCTGGCGAATTCCGCGAAGAAATCAGCGATAGCGTCAAAAATGGTGCAGATACAATTTGTATCGATTTTAAAGATGTAACCTTTATGGATAGTTCTGGGTTAGGGGCGCTAGTCCTAGCCTTAAAAACCGTTCGGGCGGCGGGAACTAAACTGTATATTTGTTCGATTAACGATCAAATAAAAATGTTGTTTGAACTCACCAGCATGGATCGAGTTTTTGAAATTTTCCCCAATCGTGCCGCCTTTGACAGCGCTATCCTGTCCCAACAAAACAATTAA
- a CDS encoding SpoIIE family protein phosphatase has translation MAQILVIDDDPAIQVLLKRALAKKGYEVEIASDGEEGLAKAKAMRPALVICDWVMPRLSGIEVCRAVKATPELSTTIFILLTSMGSVESRVKGLDAGADDFVCKPVEMFELNARVRSGLRQHELSRDLQQQKHRLEAELLEAAEYVRSILPEPLLEPPVRIDVRFVPCSRLGGDSFDYFWLDEEHLAIYLLDVSGHGLRSALPSLSVINLLRSQSLVQVDYRQPSDVLRNLNDAFQMTQRNDKYFTIWYGVYNQKTRQLIYASGGHPPAVLISPAGGGLQVELLKTPGFPAGMFPGVEYVEQSCEISPASSLYIFSDGIYEINQTDGEIWGYDNFVDRLKNYQAKLQRNLDFLIEEVKEVNPRDSFDDDLSIVQIDFE, from the coding sequence ATGGCTCAAATCCTGGTAATTGATGACGATCCAGCTATCCAAGTTTTGCTCAAGCGAGCGCTCGCGAAAAAAGGGTACGAAGTTGAAATTGCGAGCGATGGTGAAGAAGGACTCGCTAAAGCAAAAGCCATGCGCCCTGCCTTGGTTATCTGCGATTGGGTGATGCCTCGCCTGAGCGGAATCGAGGTTTGCCGCGCTGTGAAGGCAACGCCCGAGCTATCCACCACGATTTTTATTCTCCTGACTTCAATGGGTTCGGTAGAATCGCGGGTTAAGGGGTTGGATGCTGGAGCGGATGATTTTGTCTGCAAGCCGGTGGAAATGTTCGAGCTTAACGCGCGGGTGCGATCGGGATTGCGGCAGCACGAACTCAGTCGCGATCTCCAGCAGCAAAAACACCGCCTCGAAGCGGAACTGTTGGAAGCGGCAGAGTACGTTCGTTCGATTCTGCCCGAACCGTTGCTGGAACCGCCCGTCCGCATTGATGTCCGTTTTGTGCCGTGCAGTCGTCTCGGTGGCGATAGTTTTGATTATTTTTGGCTGGATGAGGAACATTTGGCAATTTATTTGCTGGATGTTTCCGGACACGGGTTGCGATCGGCTTTACCTTCGCTTTCGGTGATCAATTTGCTGCGCTCTCAGAGCTTAGTGCAAGTGGACTATCGCCAGCCCAGCGACGTTCTGCGCAATCTCAACGATGCGTTTCAAATGACCCAGCGCAACGACAAATATTTTACGATTTGGTACGGCGTGTACAACCAGAAAACCCGCCAACTGATTTACGCAAGTGGCGGGCATCCTCCGGCTGTGTTGATTTCGCCCGCTGGAGGGGGTCTTCAAGTCGAGCTTCTCAAAACCCCGGGCTTTCCGGCGGGGATGTTTCCCGGAGTGGAATATGTCGAGCAAAGCTGTGAAATTTCGCCGGCCTCCAGTCTGTATATTTTTAGCGATGGAATTTATGAAATCAATCAAACGGATGGCGAAATTTGGGGATATGACAATTTTGTCGATCGCTTAAAAAATTACCAGGCTAAATTGCAACGGAATCTCGACTTTCTCATTGAGGAAGTCAAAGAAGTTAATCCGCGCGATTCCTTTGATGACGATCTCTCGATCGTACAGATTGATTTTGAATGA